The following proteins are encoded in a genomic region of Pelodictyon phaeoclathratiforme BU-1:
- a CDS encoding restriction endonuclease subunit S, whose protein sequence is MHEQEAIAEALSDADALIESLEQLIIKKRQIKQGAMQELLTGIKRLPGFSGEWEVKRIGDLGSIFGGLTGKTKSDFGVGASRYITFMNIMANVVINCDTFEQVNVVPNEYQNRVMKGDLFFNGSSETPEEVGLCAVLNDELHDVYLNSFCFGFRFRSGAENDGLFCAYYFRSNEGRELIKSLAQGATRYNLSKTAFLRLTTPFPPFAEQIAIAKVLSDMDTEIDVLKEKLAKNQQIKQGMMHNLLTGKIRLV, encoded by the coding sequence TTGCATGAACAAGAAGCAATTGCCGAAGCCTTGAGTGATGCAGACGCCCTCATTGAATCCCTTGAACAACTCATTATCAAAAAACGCCAGATCAAACAAGGCGCCATGCAGGAACTGCTCACCGGCATAAAGCGCCTGCCCGGTTTCAGCGGGGAGTGGGAGGTGAAGCGAATAGGGGATTTAGGTTCAATATTTGGTGGCCTTACAGGTAAGACAAAATCAGATTTTGGTGTAGGAGCGTCTCGCTATATTACCTTTATGAACATCATGGCCAACGTTGTGATCAACTGCGATACATTTGAACAGGTAAATGTTGTCCCAAATGAATATCAAAATCGTGTTATGAAGGGTGATCTTTTCTTCAATGGTTCATCAGAGACGCCAGAAGAAGTTGGCCTGTGTGCGGTTTTGAATGATGAATTGCACGATGTATATCTGAACAGTTTTTGTTTCGGATTTCGTTTCCGAAGTGGCGCTGAAAATGATGGACTGTTCTGTGCTTACTATTTCAGGAGTAATGAAGGTCGTGAGCTAATAAAATCATTGGCACAAGGCGCCACTCGATACAACTTGTCCAAGACTGCATTTTTGAGGCTTACCACTCCTTTTCCTCCTTTTGCAGAACAAATCGCCATCGCTAAAGTGCTTTCTGATATGGATACCGAAATTGATGTACTGAAAGAAAAGCTTGCCAAAAATCAGCAGATAAAGCAGGGAATGATGCACAATCTTTTAACCGGAAAAATCCGACTTGTATGA
- a CDS encoding restriction endonuclease subunit S, with translation MSAEVKPGYKLTETGVIPEDWDVMTLGTVSEMSSGTTPSRSLMDRYYKNGSIAWVKTLDLNNSDICETDECVTDLALKETCLRVNATGTVLVAMYGGFNQIGRTGLLRLPAAVNQAITAIHPTKGKLLSDYLIRNLNYRIDSRNEWQAAAEKIQTSQVRILGIFLSLVQSCMNKKQLPKP, from the coding sequence ATGAGCGCAGAGGTGAAACCCGGTTACAAGCTGACCGAGACAGGGGTGATTCCTGAGGATTGGGATGTTATGACTCTTGGTACCGTATCTGAGATGTCTTCTGGCACTACGCCTTCTCGCTCGTTAATGGATCGATATTATAAAAATGGTTCGATTGCGTGGGTCAAGACCTTAGACTTGAACAATTCAGATATTTGTGAAACTGATGAATGTGTCACAGATTTAGCACTGAAAGAAACATGTTTGAGAGTTAATGCAACAGGAACGGTGCTTGTTGCGATGTACGGAGGTTTTAATCAGATCGGAAGAACCGGATTACTCAGGCTCCCTGCTGCTGTAAACCAAGCCATTACTGCGATTCACCCTACAAAGGGTAAGTTGCTCTCTGATTATTTAATTCGCAATCTCAATTACAGGATTGATTCTAGAAACGAGTGGCAAGCAGCAGCCGAAAAGATCCAAACATCACAAGTAAGGATATTAGGGATTTTCCTGTCGCTTGTCCAAAGTTGCATGAACAAGAAGCAATTGCCGAAGCCTTGA
- a CDS encoding addiction module protein, which translates to MSTSTKILSTPKKKFFMTIAELKVKPFAERLQLMEDLWETLSNEDNNLQSPAWHQEILEERMDLINTGQAEYVTIEELKKRIQPGECK; encoded by the coding sequence ATGAGCACATCAACAAAAATTTTATCAACCCCCAAAAAAAAGTTTTTTATGACAATTGCTGAATTAAAAGTAAAACCATTTGCAGAAAGATTGCAGCTTATGGAAGACTTATGGGAAACATTAAGCAATGAAGATAATAATCTGCAATCACCAGCATGGCATCAAGAAATTCTTGAAGAAAGAATGGACTTGATTAATACAGGTCAAGCAGAGTATGTGACCATTGAAGAATTAAAAAAAAGAATACAGCCCGGAGAGTGCAAATAA
- a CDS encoding type I restriction endonuclease subunit S yields the protein MKRAFGKRQMLLVHYTGKPLIDNYHVYQHLMDYWTETMQDDCYLIAADGWKAETARVLVKNSKGKEVDKGWACELVPKPLIVARYFARFQEAITGLEAELESLTARISELEEEQGGEEGAFTGLDKVNKANVAAPLKEIKGEKDAKEEADILRQWLKLSGEEADMKKMLKEAEANLDALAYAKYPKLSEEEVKTLVVDDKWLATIAAAIHGEMDRISQNLTRRVKELAERYETPLPEVNSKVAELEARVTAHLKRMGMEV from the coding sequence ATGAAGCGGGCATTCGGGAAGCGCCAGATGCTGCTTGTGCACTACACCGGCAAGCCGCTCATCGATAACTATCACGTCTACCAGCACCTGATGGACTACTGGACAGAGACCATGCAGGACGACTGCTACCTCATCGCCGCCGATGGATGGAAGGCTGAAACTGCCCGGGTTCTGGTGAAGAACAGCAAAGGGAAAGAGGTTGACAAGGGGTGGGCCTGCGAACTCGTGCCCAAACCCCTCATTGTTGCCCGCTACTTTGCCAGATTTCAGGAAGCCATCACCGGGCTTGAGGCTGAACTGGAAAGCCTCACCGCACGCATAAGCGAGCTTGAGGAGGAACAGGGCGGGGAAGAGGGAGCTTTTACGGGATTGGACAAGGTGAACAAGGCAAATGTCGCTGCCCCCCTGAAAGAGATCAAAGGGGAGAAGGATGCCAAAGAGGAGGCCGATATCCTCCGTCAGTGGTTGAAACTTTCAGGAGAAGAAGCAGATATGAAGAAAATGCTCAAGGAGGCTGAAGCCAACCTTGACGCGCTCGCTTATGCCAAATATCCAAAGCTGAGCGAAGAGGAGGTAAAAACGCTGGTTGTTGACGACAAATGGCTTGCCACAATCGCCGCAGCCATTCACGGCGAAATGGATCGCATCAGCCAGAACCTCACCCGCCGGGTAAAGGAACTTGCCGAACGCTACGAAACGCCCCTGCCAGAAGTTAACAGCAAGGTTGCCGAGCTGGAGGCAAGGGTGACTGCGCATCTTAAACGGATGGGGATGGAGGTATGA
- a CDS encoding caspase family protein, giving the protein MATSKKALCVGINNFKNYPSAALQGCVNDAHDMSALLQKLLGFQGSDITVLTDAQATKATIISNLKAMVDGAKAGKYSYLVFSLSSHGTQVPDLSGDEPDRADEAFCPHDLAQAGGQWDANHVILDDELRDLFIQLPANVLLEVYLDTCHSGTGLKAIDMLLDRTPRYLPPPSLEAFEEVESKRSRGLRHGMLEKGMVHNILWAGCRADQTSADAKIGGSWHGAFTYYFCKEMNACKNSLSRADLLTKVRADLKKGKYSQIPQLECEATKRKVQIG; this is encoded by the coding sequence ATGGCTACAAGCAAAAAAGCTTTGTGTGTTGGAATTAACAACTTCAAGAACTATCCAAGCGCTGCATTGCAGGGTTGTGTGAACGACGCTCATGATATGTCGGCGTTGCTGCAGAAACTACTTGGTTTTCAGGGCAGCGACATTACCGTGCTGACCGACGCCCAGGCAACGAAAGCCACCATCATTAGTAACCTTAAGGCTATGGTTGATGGTGCAAAGGCGGGAAAGTACTCCTATCTGGTGTTCAGCCTCTCAAGCCATGGTACACAGGTTCCTGACCTGAGCGGTGATGAACCGGATCGTGCCGACGAGGCATTCTGTCCTCACGACCTTGCTCAGGCTGGCGGCCAGTGGGATGCAAATCACGTCATCCTCGATGATGAACTGCGTGATCTTTTTATTCAATTGCCAGCCAATGTGCTTTTGGAGGTCTATCTCGATACCTGCCACAGTGGAACCGGTTTGAAGGCCATTGACATGCTGCTCGATCGCACACCGCGTTACTTGCCACCTCCTTCTCTGGAGGCATTCGAAGAGGTGGAGAGCAAGCGTTCTCGCGGACTTCGTCATGGAATGCTTGAAAAAGGGATGGTTCATAACATCCTTTGGGCTGGCTGCCGTGCCGACCAGACCAGTGCTGATGCCAAAATTGGTGGCAGTTGGCATGGTGCCTTCACCTACTATTTCTGCAAGGAGATGAATGCCTGCAAGAACTCTCTCTCTCGGGCAGATTTACTTACCAAAGTCCGGGCAGACCTAAAGAAAGGAAAATACAGCCAGATTCCTCAACTCGAATGCGAGGCAACGAAGCGTAAAGTGCAAATCGGGTAA
- a CDS encoding zinc metallopeptidase — MYFDPLYFVFALPPMLLGLWAQFKVKSAFKKYSQVRTQSGINGAEAARRILQRGGLGNVTIETAHGMLSDHYDPHHKALRLSDEVYRLPSIASVGVAAHEAGHALQDKTGYLPLQLRSIMVPAVSIGSNLGPIIFMAGMFLAGTIGTTLAWAGIILFGATALFALVTLPVEFDASRRAKELLVSQGIVSPAEMQGVNAVLDAAALTYVAAAAQAIMQLVYFLTIMNRRNS, encoded by the coding sequence ATGTATTTTGATCCTTTGTATTTTGTTTTTGCCCTGCCCCCCATGCTTCTTGGTTTGTGGGCTCAATTCAAGGTAAAGTCTGCTTTTAAAAAGTATTCACAGGTAAGAACCCAGAGTGGCATCAACGGCGCAGAAGCAGCCCGGCGCATTCTTCAGCGTGGCGGACTTGGAAATGTGACCATTGAAACGGCTCATGGAATGCTTTCCGACCACTACGACCCTCACCACAAGGCGCTTCGCCTGAGTGACGAGGTGTACCGTCTTCCGAGCATTGCCTCTGTTGGTGTTGCCGCTCATGAAGCGGGCCATGCCCTGCAGGATAAAACGGGATATCTGCCACTGCAGTTGCGCTCGATCATGGTGCCTGCAGTCTCTATCGGAAGCAACCTTGGCCCCATTATTTTTATGGCCGGTATGTTTCTTGCCGGAACCATAGGAACAACACTTGCCTGGGCGGGTATCATCCTCTTTGGCGCTACAGCCCTCTTTGCACTGGTAACCCTTCCGGTTGAGTTCGATGCAAGCCGACGTGCGAAAGAGCTGCTTGTCTCGCAGGGAATTGTATCGCCCGCTGAGATGCAGGGAGTCAATGCGGTGCTGGATGCGGCTGCACTCACCTATGTTGCCGCTGCGGCGCAGGCTATCATGCAGTTGGTCTATTTTCTCACGATCATGAACCGCCGTAATTCGTAA
- a CDS encoding amino acid permease has translation MKNSFRKKPLSLLLGEMDGEHRLNRILGPVALTGLGVGAIIGTGIFVLIGVAAHDKAGPAVTLSFAIAALACIFAALCYAEFASMVPVAGSAYTYAYATLGELFAWIIGWDLILEYGVASATVAHGWSKYFQDFIGIFGIGIPKLFSNAPLDFDPDTGLMSLTGAWFDLPAVLIALAVTVVLVKGIKESARFNAGMVLVKVAIVLLVIVLGARYVNPANWTPFAPFGYSGLSVFGHTVLGEPGLGGAPVGVLAGAAMIFFAYIGFDAISTHAEEARNPQRDIPIAIISSLVICSILYIAVAAVVTGMVPYNQISIDAPVSNAFMQVGIGWAQLLISLGAITGITSVLLVMMLSQPRIFLAMARDGLLPKSFFASIHEKFRTPWKSTILTGFFVALLGGLLPLRLLAELVNIGTLFAFVVVCSAVLIMRKTNPEAERPFKAPLVPFVPLAGIFTCLLLMFSLPAENWLRLIVWLLLGFVIYFFYGRKHSALNAIKP, from the coding sequence TTGAAAAACAGTTTCAGGAAAAAGCCGCTTTCACTGCTGCTGGGAGAGATGGATGGCGAACATCGGCTGAACAGGATTCTGGGGCCGGTTGCCCTGACCGGGCTTGGTGTTGGCGCCATCATTGGAACCGGTATCTTTGTGCTTATCGGTGTCGCTGCTCACGACAAGGCTGGTCCGGCGGTCACACTCTCTTTTGCAATTGCAGCCCTTGCCTGTATTTTTGCCGCGCTCTGTTATGCAGAATTTGCCTCGATGGTGCCGGTTGCGGGTTCGGCATATACCTACGCCTATGCTACCCTTGGCGAGCTCTTTGCCTGGATAATCGGCTGGGATCTGATTCTTGAATATGGCGTAGCTTCGGCAACGGTTGCGCATGGATGGTCGAAGTACTTTCAGGATTTCATCGGGATATTCGGTATCGGTATTCCCAAACTCTTCTCCAATGCGCCGCTCGACTTCGACCCGGATACCGGTCTGATGAGCCTGACCGGAGCCTGGTTTGATCTGCCTGCAGTACTCATCGCCCTTGCCGTTACGGTGGTACTTGTCAAGGGAATAAAGGAGAGCGCCCGCTTCAATGCCGGGATGGTTCTTGTGAAGGTGGCTATTGTGCTGCTGGTAATCGTGCTTGGTGCAAGGTACGTCAATCCTGCAAACTGGACACCCTTTGCCCCTTTCGGCTATTCAGGACTGAGTGTTTTCGGCCATACCGTTCTTGGTGAACCAGGTCTTGGGGGCGCACCTGTAGGGGTGCTTGCCGGGGCTGCCATGATTTTTTTCGCCTATATTGGCTTCGATGCCATTTCAACCCATGCCGAGGAGGCAAGAAATCCCCAGCGCGATATTCCGATAGCCATTATCAGCTCGCTGGTCATCTGCTCGATCCTCTATATTGCCGTAGCCGCAGTCGTGACCGGCATGGTTCCCTACAACCAGATCAGTATTGATGCTCCTGTCTCCAATGCTTTCATGCAGGTTGGAATCGGCTGGGCGCAATTGCTTATTTCGCTGGGGGCCATCACCGGCATCACATCGGTCTTGCTGGTCATGATGCTCAGCCAGCCGAGGATTTTTCTTGCCATGGCACGTGACGGGTTGTTGCCGAAATCATTTTTCGCCTCTATTCATGAAAAATTCAGGACGCCCTGGAAATCAACTATCCTGACCGGTTTTTTTGTCGCCTTGCTGGGCGGATTACTCCCTTTGCGCCTGCTTGCCGAGCTGGTCAATATCGGCACGCTCTTTGCCTTTGTTGTCGTCTGCAGCGCTGTACTGATCATGAGAAAAACAAACCCTGAAGCTGAGCGCCCTTTCAAAGCGCCCTTGGTACCCTTTGTGCCTCTTGCGGGCATTTTCACCTGCCTTCTGCTGATGTTTTCCCTCCCTGCGGAGAACTGGCTGAGGCTGATTGTCTGGCTGCTTCTCGGATTTGTGATCTACTTTTTTTATGGACGCAAACACAGCGCCCTGAACGCCATCAAACCCTGA
- a CDS encoding SDR family oxidoreductase has translation MKNKVFLITGASTGIGEATARRAVEAGFKVALVARSTEKLERLQAELGPERALAITCDVANWQSQQTMVETTLKHFGRIDVVFANAGFSKGSTFYGGEDKPEEWKEMVMVNVYGAAATARLTLPELVKNRGHLLITGSVVGRITSIRNLYSATKWAITGMAQAIRNEMAETGVRVTLVEPGVVDTPFWEALQKPCTAELQPDDIARAVMYAVSQPAHVDVNEILIRPTGQPH, from the coding sequence ATGAAAAACAAGGTATTTCTTATTACCGGGGCATCAACCGGTATCGGTGAAGCAACAGCAAGGCGTGCTGTGGAAGCGGGATTCAAGGTGGCGCTTGTCGCCCGTTCTACCGAAAAGCTTGAACGATTGCAGGCAGAACTGGGCCCTGAGAGGGCTCTTGCCATAACCTGTGATGTTGCAAACTGGCAGTCGCAGCAAACAATGGTAGAAACGACCCTGAAACACTTCGGACGAATTGATGTGGTTTTTGCAAACGCTGGCTTTTCGAAGGGCTCAACCTTTTATGGCGGAGAGGATAAGCCTGAAGAGTGGAAAGAGATGGTGATGGTCAATGTCTATGGCGCTGCAGCCACGGCTCGGCTGACCCTTCCTGAACTGGTAAAAAACAGGGGTCACCTGCTGATTACCGGCTCTGTAGTGGGACGTATCACCTCCATCAGGAACCTCTATTCAGCAACAAAATGGGCTATCACCGGCATGGCACAGGCTATCCGCAATGAGATGGCGGAAACCGGGGTGCGCGTCACCCTTGTTGAACCCGGAGTTGTCGATACCCCTTTCTGGGAGGCTCTGCAAAAACCCTGCACCGCAGAACTTCAGCCGGATGATATTGCCCGCGCAGTCATGTATGCCGTCAGTCAGCCCGCGCATGTTGATGTCAATGAAATCCTGATCCGCCCGACAGGTCAGCCCCATTGA